The Cryptomeria japonica unplaced genomic scaffold, Sugi_1.0 HiC_scaffold_116, whole genome shotgun sequence genome contains a region encoding:
- the LOC131865668 gene encoding aspartic proteinase nepenthesin-1-like produces MERSKLLGFVVLICFTIPTISCSSDRLFSGWPKSSSDENVKIRVNMTRRSERELGFSERLGLAVDRSKKRMKKIEALIRGQLDAETPVEVGDGEFLMSVALGTPSVSFEAIVDTGSDLIWTQCKPCKDCFSQPTPIFDPSKSPTFSTIPCGDSLCDALGSTQTGCNPDCTFMYQYGDGSFTSGDLAYETLSIGSSKVKGIAFGCGHDNEGQGFSQGGGLVGLGRGGLSLISQLGSKAENMFSYCLLPITDSSSQTSPLFFGEGASLSGGAKTLPLIKSSIIPTFWYIPITGITLNGKALDIPPGTFDLQSDGSGGMIIDSGTTVTILDQAAYSPLKEAIQSAIDLTPVDGSSTGLDLCYHTSSAHLTLPTLVFNFKGGVDYELPADNFFIQASENLLCLAMLGEPSGNPSIFGNIQQQNFHILYNNAQNTLSFKPTKCDSL; encoded by the coding sequence atggagCGTTCAAAGCTGTTGGGTTTTGTGGTCTTGATATGCTTTACTATTCCAACGATATCATGTTCTTCGGACAGACTGTTTAGTGGTTGGCCGAAGTCTAGCAGcgatgaaaatgtaaaaataaggGTGAATATGACGCGCAGATCAGAGAGAGAGTTGGGTTTTTCTGAGAGATTGGGTTTGGCTGTGGATCGAAGTAAGAAGCGAATGAAGAAGATAGAGGCATTGATAAGAGGGCAATTAGACGCTGAAACGCCCGTTGAAGTAGGGGATGGAGAATTTCTGATGAGCGTTGCACTGGGAACGCCCTCTGTGAGCTTCGAAGCGATTGTGGACACGGGGAGCGATCTGATTTGGACTCAGTGCAAGCCTTGCAAGGACTGCTTCTCTCAGCCTACGCCAATCTTCGACCCCTCCAAGTCCCCCACATTTTCCACAATTCCCTGCGGTGATTCTCTTTGTGACGCCTTGGGGAGTACACAAACCGGATGCAATCCAGATTGTACCTTTATGTATCAGTATGGCGATGGTTCCTTCACCAGCGGCGACCTGGCTTACGAGACATTGTCAATTGGGAGCAGCAAGGTTAAAGGCATTGcatttggatgcgggcatgacaacGAAGGACAAGGATTCTCTCAGGGTGGTGGCCTTGTGGGACTGGGAAGAGGTGGTCTCTCCCTTATCTCACAGCTGGGTTCCAAAGCAGAGAACATGTTCTCTTACTGTCTTTTGCCCATCACCGACTCTTCTTCACAAACCAGCCCCCTCTTTTTCGGCGAGGGTGCTTCCTTGAGCGGAGGAGCCAAGACTCTCCCACTCATCAAGAGCAGTATCATTCCCACTTTCTGGTACATTCCTATTACAGGAATcaccctcaatggtaaggcactagATATTCCTCCTGGAACTTTCGATCTGCAATCGGACGGCAGCGGAGGTATGATCATCGACTCGGGAACCACTGTTACCATCCTGGACCAGGCTGCCTACTCTCCTCTTAAGGAAGCAATTCAGTCCGCCATTGATCTCACTCCTGTAGACGGGTCTTCTACAGGTTTGGATCTTTGTTACCACACATCATCCGCTCACCTCACCTTGCCAACCCTCGTCTTCAACTTCAAAGGCGGCGTGGATTACGAGCTTCCGGCAGACAACTTTTTCATTCAGGCATCTGAAAATCTCTTGTGCCTGGCAATGTTGGGTGAACCATCGGGGAATCCTTCCATCTTCGGAAACATACAGCAGCAAAACTTCCATATCCTTTACAACAATGCTCAGAACACGCTCTCTTTCAAGCCCACTAAGTGTGATTCTCTTTaa
- the LOC131865669 gene encoding aspartic proteinase nepenthesin-1-like produces the protein MERSKLLGFVVLICFTIPTISCSSDRLFSGWPKSSSDENVKIRVNMTRRSERELGFSERLGLAVDRSKKRMKKIEALIRGQLDAETPVEVGDGEFLMSVALGTPSVSFEAIVDTGSDLIWTQCKPCKDCFSQPTPICDPSKFPTFSTIPCGDSLCDALGSTQTGCNPDCTFMYKNGDGSFTSGDLAYETLSIGSSKVKGIAFGCGHDNEGQGFSQGGGLVGLGRGGLSLISQLGSKAENMFSYCLLPITDSSSQTSPLFFGEGASLSGGAKTLPLIKSSIIPTFWYIPITGITLNGKALDIPPGTFDLQSDGSGDMIIDSGTTVTILDQAAYSPLKEAIQSAIDLTPVDGSSTGLDLCYDTSSAHLTLPTLVFNFKGGVDYELPADNFFIQASENLLCLAMLGEPSGNPSIFGNIQQQNFHILYNNSQNTLSFKPTKCDSL, from the coding sequence atggagCGTTCAAAGCTGTTGGGTTTTGTGGTCTTGATATGCTTTACTATTCCAACGATATCATGTTCTTCGGACAGACTGTTTAGTGGTTGGCCGAAGTCTAGCAGcgatgaaaatgtaaaaataaggGTGAATATGACGCGCAGATCAGAGAGAGAGTTGGGTTTTTCTGAGAGATTGGGTTTGGCTGTGGATCGAAGTAAGAAGCGAATGAAGAAGATAGAGGCATTGATAAGAGGGCAATTAGACGCTGAAACGCCCGTTGAAGTAGGGGATGGAGAATTTCTGATGAGCGTTGCACTGGGAACGCCCTCTGTGAGCTTCGAAGCGATTGTGGACACGGGGAGCGATCTGATTTGGACTCAGTGCAAGCCTTGCAAGGACTGCTTCTCTCAGCCTACGCCAATCTGCGACCCCTCCAAGTTCCCCACATTTTCCACAATTCCCTGCGGTGATTCTCTTTGTGACGCCTTGGGGAGTACACAAACCGGATGCAATCCAGATTGTACCTTTATGTATAAGAATGGCGATGGTTCCTTCACCAGCGGCGACCTGGCTTACGAGACATTGTCAATTGGGAGCAGCAAGGTTAAAGGCATTGcatttggatgcgggcatgacaacGAAGGACAAGGATTCTCTCAGGGTGGTGGCCTTGTGGGACTGGGAAGAGGTGGTCTCTCCCTTATCTCACAGCTGGGTTCCAAAGCAGAGAACATGTTCTCTTACTGTCTTTTGCCCATCACCGACTCTTCTTCACAAACCAGCCCCCTCTTTTTCGGCGAGGGTGCTTCCTTGAGCGGAGGAGCCAAGACTCTCCCACTCATCAAGAGCAGTATCATTCCCACTTTCTGGTACATTCCTATTACAGGAATcaccctcaatggtaaggcactagATATTCCTCCTGGAACTTTCGATCTGCAATCGGACGGCAGCGGAGATATGATCATCGACTCGGGAACCACTGTTACCATCCTGGACCAGGCTGCCTACTCTCCTCTTAAGGAAGCAATTCAGTCCGCCATTGATCTCACTCCTGTAGACGGCTCTTCTACAGGTTTGGATCTTTGTTACGACACATCATCCGCTCACCTCACCTTGCCAACCCTCGTCTTCAACTTCAAAGGCGGCGTGGATTACGAGCTTCCGGCAGACAACTTTTTCATTCAGGCATCTGAAAATCTCTTGTGCCTGGCAATGTTGGGTGAACCATCGGGGAATCCTTCCATCTTCGGAAACATACAGCAGCAAAACTTCCATATCCTTTACAACAATTCTCAGAACACGCTCTCTTTCAAGCCCACTAAGTGTGATTCTCTTTaa
- the LOC131865670 gene encoding aspartic proteinase nepenthesin-1-like, with the protein MKKIEALIRGQLDAETPVEVGDGEFLMSVALGTPSVSFEAIVDTGSDLIWTQCKPCKDCFSQPTPIFDPSKSPTFSTIPCGDSLCDALGSTQTGCNPDCTFMYQYGDGSFTSGDLAYETLSIGSSKFKGIAFGCGHDNEGQGFSQGGGLVGLGRGGLSLISQLGSKAENMFSYCLLPITDSSSQTSPLFFGEGASLSGGAKTLPLIKSSIIPTFWYIPITGITLNGKALDIPPGTFDLQSDGSGGLDLCYHTSSAHLTLPTLVFNFKGGVDYELPADNFFIQASENLLCLAMLGEPSGNPSIFGNIQQQNFHILYNKAQNTLSFKPTKCDSL; encoded by the exons ATGAAGAAGATAGAGGCATTGATAAGAGGGCAATTAGACGCTGAAACGCCCGTTGAAGTAGGGGATGGAGAATTTCTGATGAGCGTTGCACTGGGAACGCCCTCTGTGAGCTTCGAAGCGATTGTGGACACGGGGAGCGATCTGATTTGGACTCAGTGCAAGCCTTGCAAGGACTGCTTCTCTCAGCCTACGCCAATCTTCGACCCCTCCAAGTCCCCCACATTTTCCACAATTCCCTGCGGTGATTCTCTTTGTGACGCCTTGGGGAGTACACAAACCGGATGCAATCCAGATTGTACCTTTATGTATCAGTATGGCGATGGTTCCTTCACCAGCGGCGACCTGGCTTACGAGACATTGTCAATTGGGAGCAGCAAGTTTAAAGGCATTGcatttggatgcgggcatgacaacGAAGGACAAGGATTCTCTCAGGGTGGTGGCCTTGTGGGACTGGGAAGAGGTGGTCTCTCCCTTATCTCACAGCTGGGTTCCAAAGCAGAGAACATGTTCTCTTACTGTCTTTTGCCCATCACCGACTCTTCTTCACAAACCAGCCCCCTCTTTTTCGGCGAGGGTGCTTCCTTGAGCGGAGGAGCCAAGACTCTCCCACTCATCAAGAGCAGTATCATTCCCACTTTCTGGTACATTCCTATTACAGGAATcaccctcaatggtaaggcactagATATTCCTCCTGGAACTTTCGATCTGCAATCCGACGGCAGCGGAG GTTTGGATCTTTGTTACCACACATCATCCGCTCACCTCACCTTGCCAACCCTCGTCTTCAACTTCAAAGGCGGCGTGGATTACGAGCTTCCGGCAGACAACTTTTTCATTCAGGCATCTGAAAATCTCTTGTGCCTGGCAATGTTGGGTGAACCATCGGGGAATCCTTCCATCTTCGGAAACATACAGCAGCAAAACTTCCATATCCTTTACAACAAAGCTCAGAACACGCTCTCTTTCAAGCCCACTAAGTGTGATTCTCTTTaa